The stretch of DNA ATTAAGTGTAAAAGTGATTATATATAGTGCAATTACAAGGAACAGAGGAAAAATATTTGGTAAATCATAGATGCCATACCAACAGACATTTTCAAAGGCTATTAGAGACGGATGAAGAGAGCATATCATATGATTCAGTTTTGTGAAAATGAGTAAAGGGAGACATAGAAGGAAATTACTCAAAGGAGTCTCATGATGAATAGTATCCTTCAGAATTTGGTTTTTCACCAAAGGCAATGGTGTAGTGTAATTCATGTAACAGACCTCTCCtagtaagataaaaatattgtgGTTGTTGCCAATGTTGGAATTACCAAACCAGTTTTGCAAGGTCTTTCTTAGTCATGGAAAAATGCCTCACTCTCAAGTATATCTAACATTTGGCGTGGTGGACATGGATCTAGTACTGCATAGCCTCCCTTTGCCTAATGCAGAATCTAATACTGCATAGCCTCCCTTGTCATCTAATAGAGAGAACAAGTGGGCAAGAGGGATAAGGTTTATGTGTTTCATAATAACGGAAAGGGTCAATCTAAGTCTTAAAACATTGAATGGCAAAAATAGGCTTACTTTACCCTCACTAGTGAGAATGTccaattttaaggaactaactTTTGAAGCTACATATCAAAGTTCACTAAAGTTATGGCTCATTAATCTTTGAAGGAATGTTTCTACAACTGCATAGTTTCAGCATACCTTTGTAGAATAAACACGTTCATGGGACTCATCAAGAATTATATTTGTGGCCTGGTCAAAACCCTTCAGGACTCCCTGAACAAAAAAACAGAGAAATTAGAAGTTTGAGCAATGACACTTATTAAAACACAACAAACTGACAAAAAAGCTGAATTTTGTTCATATACAAAAGCTTACCACTATATTCCGTCCATCATTTGTAATGACTGAAATTGTCTCTGTCAACAACCCAAAGATTCAGTAAGGGATAGCAATTACCAATGcttaattaactaaaataattgtcATTGATAAGCACAGTAAATAACATAGCTATGTATAGAATATAAAACATCATagcaaaacataaatatttatagatgGCTTACGATCTACAAGGGACTCAAGTCCAGGCCCAGCTGACATGCTTTTTAGCTAGATAACAATCTCACCCCTGTACAAGTTTCAATGCCAAAACATCAACTAAAGCAATGCAAATGAAAATTCAGAACCAGCTAAAATCAGGGTAGTGGAGAAATATGATGCCACAACTCCCGAACCAAAATCAAGTGTTAACTTCAACAGCAGAATTTACATGTTAACACCAAATTACTAGTGGTTATGACATCCAGGTTGCATAAAAAAATAACGACGGAAAATGTTCATGAAAGATTACTAACAATTTTACTATGCATAATTatggaaaaaaatttaatcatacattatatattatgcAACATATCCTACTGTGTTTATCAATCTCAGATCAAAATCAAGTTGACAATGATTTAGCACCAAGAAAAATGTATTTggtcaataaaacatatttgcaTGAATAAGTTCCCAATTCCAAGCATAAATTGTGATAAACAGCAGTGGACAACTACCATCCTAAGGGCAAAACAACCACATTTTTCCCTCCAGTTCTACATTTCAGTCATTCCAGAGGGATTGTGAATCACCTTAAAACAACAGTTAAAAAAGTTGAGGCTTTTGTACTAGATGTCAAAGTCAACCGATATTGGCAGAAAAGTCAGAACCACAACCACAATGGCCATCAAATAAAGGCCTAAAAGGGCAGGTCAGGGATTCAACTGAATGGAGA from Vigna unguiculata cultivar IT97K-499-35 chromosome 8, ASM411807v1, whole genome shotgun sequence encodes:
- the LOC114194343 gene encoding sm-like protein LSM8, which codes for MSAGPGLESLVDQTISVITNDGRNIVGVLKGFDQATNIILDESHERVYSTKEGVQQLVLGLYIIRGDNISVVGELDEDLDSNLDLSKLRAHPLKPVIH